The genomic DNA ATAATTACTCAATTCAGACTTTCGATCTCACCAAGAAATATAAAGATCAAAATGCAGTAAATGGCATCAATCTGGCGATTAAAAGAGGTGAAGTTTTCTCTTTACTTGGCCCTAATGGTGCAGGTAAAACTACAACCATACAAATGCTTTGCTGTCTGCTAAAACCAACTGCTGGAACTGCAACTATCATGGGTTATGACATAAAGAAAAATCCTTCAGCAGTAAAAGAAGTTATTGATATTTCACCACAAGAAACTGCTATTGCTGGCCATTTGACAGCTTGGGAGAATCTTATGTTAATGGGCGGAATAAATGGTCTGAAAAAAGAAGAAACGAAAAAGAGAGCTAAAGAACTCATAGAATTAATGGGGCTAGCTGAAAGAGCAAATGAACAGGTCCAAAATTTTTCAGGAGGAATGCAACGAAGGTTAAGTATTGCAATGGCACTGATTTCTGATCCTCCAGTACTCTTTCTTGATGAACCCACTCTGGGTTTAGACCCTCAAGCAAGAAGAGCCATTTGGAAGCATATTGAGCATCTCAAAGAGAAAAAAACAATCATTTTAACCACTCATTATCTTGAGGAGGCAGACGCGCTCGCAGATCGAGTTGCTATAATTAGCGAAGGTAATATAATAGCAATAGGCACACCAAAAGAGCTTAAGAATGATATCTATGGAATGCGGACCGTGGTAATTAAGGCCCAAAAACTTTCTTCTACATGTATCGAAGGTTTGAAGGAGATGTATCTTAGTGTAAGAGAGATAGATGATGGAATTGAGATAAAAGCAAGGGAATTAAATTTTGATGAAATAGTTGATTATATCCGCTCAAGTGGAGCAAAGATCGAATGGTTTTCCATGGAAGAACCATCTTTAGATGATGTATTTCTAAGTCTTACAGGAAAGGAGATGATCAAATGAAATTTCTCAGTTTAACTAGCCGAAATATAAAAGAAGTATATCGTGATCCTGTTTCTATCATCCTGGGAGTAGCAATGCCTGCTATTCTTCTGGTGCTTTTTGCTTCCATTGGTAAGAATGCACCCGTTGAGGTTTTCACTGC from Methanobacterium bryantii includes the following:
- a CDS encoding ATP-binding cassette domain-containing protein, whose amino-acid sequence is MNYVTIENNYSIQTFDLTKKYKDQNAVNGINLAIKRGEVFSLLGPNGAGKTTTIQMLCCLLKPTAGTATIMGYDIKKNPSAVKEVIDISPQETAIAGHLTAWENLMLMGGINGLKKEETKKRAKELIELMGLAERANEQVQNFSGGMQRRLSIAMALISDPPVLFLDEPTLGLDPQARRAIWKHIEHLKEKKTIILTTHYLEEADALADRVAIISEGNIIAIGTPKELKNDIYGMRTVVIKAQKLSSTCIEGLKEMYLSVREIDDGIEIKARELNFDEIVDYIRSSGAKIEWFSMEEPSLDDVFLSLTGKEMIK